The following are encoded in a window of Heterodontus francisci isolate sHetFra1 chromosome 2, sHetFra1.hap1, whole genome shotgun sequence genomic DNA:
- the mrpl32 gene encoding 39S ribosomal protein L32, mitochondrial, whose translation MALLQWLGLSWSALERGLLQAFGFQQRLAPALAIQAPVVLPQSEAEAYDNGQSDNPSFLDSIFWMAVPKKRRTIEVNRCRRRDVRKLEKVKNNIEVCQDCGHLKLKHVLCAFCYQKVTHEAALVRAQIQAQEGRPLNTPAIETVVLYKGEKATEVDEGKRIIERNRKRPSWFTVDS comes from the exons ATGGCGTTGCTGCAGTGGCTGGGATTGTCATGGTCGGCACTAGAACGTGGTCTGCTGCAGGCGTTCGGATTTCAGCAACGTTTAG CTCCTGCATTGGCGATACAAGCTCCAGTAGTCCTGCCTCAGTCTGAGGCTGAAGCCTATGACAATGGCCAGAGTGACAACCCCAGCTTCCTAGACAGTATCTTCTGGATGGCAGTACCCAAAAAACGGCGCACCATTGAGGTCAACCGCTGTAGGAGGAGGGATGTTAGGAAATTAGAAAAAGTTAAG AACAACATAGAAGTCTGCCAAGATTGCGGACACTTGAAACTGAAGCACGTGCTGTGCGCCTTCTGCTATCAAAAGGTTACACACGAGGCAGCCCTTGTACGAGCACAGATTCAGGCACAGGAAGGAAGGCCACTTAACACCCCTGCCATAGAAACGGTCGTACTTTACAAGGGAGAAAAAGCTACAGAGGTTGATGAGGGGAAGAGGATCATTGAAAGGAATCGAAAGCGCCCATCATGGTTTACAGTAGACTCATGA